TTTATCGAGCAGCGCGTTGAGCTGGCGGGCTTCGGCTTCGCTGAAACCCTTGGGAATAGCGTTATCGAGCAGGCCGGAATCTTCGATTTGCTGGAGCAAGTCGAGGCCGGCCGGGGTGATGCGGATGTCGACGGCGCGGCGGTTGGCCGGGCACACGGTGCGGGTCACAAGCTTTTTCTCTTCCAGCCGGTCCACGATGCGGGAGGCGTTGCTGGTCTTGTCCAGCATGCGGTCGATGAGCAGCGCTACCGTGGCGGGCAACGGGTGCTGGCCGCGCAAAATGCGCAGAATATTGAACTGCGGCAGCGTGAGGCCAAACGACTTGAACGCCGTGGCCTGGCGCAGCTGCAGCCAGCCGGTGGTGTACACCAGATTGATGATGGCCTTCTGGTACTCGTCGCGGAAAATGGGCTGCTTGATTTCGTCTTCGATGCGCATGGGAGGCAGTGGAATCGAGTGCAAATATAATGTACATACATTAAATGTCACAACATCGTTCAGGCAAATAGTAGAAAAATAATCGTCCTTGTATTGGTGTGCTACCCTTATGGCGCCAAATCCCGTATTCAGGGCCATTACCTACTTTCATACGCCATGAAACGCATCCTCACGCTTTTACTAGTTGCCAGCAGTCTGGCCGCGGCGCCCCGCTTTGCGGCTGCTCAGGACGGCGGCTTTCCCGTGCAAACCACGCCGCGCACCCAGTTTGTGTTCCTCAACGGCGAGGTAGTGCGACGCGAAGGCAGCCAAACCACGCCCCTCACCCAAAACGTAAAGCTGCGCAACGGCACCAAAATCAACTACAAAAGCGGCATCGTGGAAATGCCCGCCGACAAAGTAAACCCCAAGGGCAAAAAGCTGACCCTGCACGAGGGCGACTACGTGCGCGCCGACGGCGGGCTGGTGTTTGCCACGCCCAGCAGCGCGGCGGCGGCCCGCGGCGAGGCGCCCGCCGGCGGCCCCAACAAATTCGACACCTACACCCAGCGCGGCC
This DNA window, taken from Hymenobacter sp. 5317J-9, encodes the following:
- a CDS encoding DUF6799 domain-containing protein; the encoded protein is MKRILTLLLVASSLAAAPRFAAAQDGGFPVQTTPRTQFVFLNGEVVRREGSQTTPLTQNVKLRNGTKINYKSGIVEMPADKVNPKGKKLTLHEGDYVRADGGLVFATPSSAAAARGEAPAGGPNKFDTYTQRGPGYSDPATQVSLLRKKVELLNQKVQLLSQGRTDMPDTKAIDDQLTQLDTQLGSPK
- a CDS encoding MarR family transcriptional regulator, with product MRIEDEIKQPIFRDEYQKAIINLVYTTGWLQLRQATAFKSFGLTLPQFNILRILRGQHPLPATVALLIDRMLDKTSNASRIVDRLEEKKLVTRTVCPANRRAVDIRITPAGLDLLQQIEDSGLLDNAIPKGFSEAEARQLNALLDKIRTEDGATPAVPSCE